Proteins from a genomic interval of Marmoricola sp. OAE513:
- the queC gene encoding 7-cyano-7-deazaguanine synthase QueC, which translates to MKAVVLLSGGLDSTTVLAHAKSLGFEPYALSFRYGQRHVVELEAAQRVADAQGVAGHIVADIDLRAFGGSALTADIDVPKHESAADVEENIPVTYVPARNTVFLSFALAYAEVVGATDIFIGVNALDYSGYPDCRPEYIEAYENMANLATRAGVEGARLKIHTPLIDKSKAQIVEMGLALGVDYGLTSSCYDPDDAGRSCGHCDSCLLRLKGFAEAGATDPIEYQESA; encoded by the coding sequence ATGAAGGCAGTAGTTCTTCTCAGCGGGGGACTCGACTCGACGACGGTGCTGGCGCACGCGAAGAGCTTGGGGTTCGAGCCCTACGCGCTGAGCTTCCGCTACGGACAGCGCCATGTCGTTGAACTTGAGGCTGCGCAGAGGGTCGCCGACGCGCAGGGGGTTGCCGGCCATATCGTGGCCGACATCGACTTGCGGGCGTTTGGGGGTTCGGCATTGACGGCTGACATCGACGTTCCCAAGCACGAGAGCGCTGCGGACGTTGAGGAGAACATCCCTGTTACCTATGTCCCCGCGCGTAACACGGTGTTCCTTTCCTTTGCACTCGCGTATGCAGAGGTTGTTGGAGCGACGGACATCTTCATCGGAGTCAACGCTCTCGATTACTCCGGCTATCCGGACTGCCGTCCGGAGTACATCGAGGCATACGAAAACATGGCGAACCTGGCGACTCGAGCCGGGGTCGAAGGCGCCCGCCTGAAGATCCACACGCCGCTCATCGACAAGTCGAAGGCCCAGATCGTCGAAATGGGCCTTGCGCTCGGCGTCGACTACGGCCTCACTTCGTCGTGCTACGACCCGGATGATGCCGGTCGGTCGTGCGGGCACTGCGATTCGTGCCTGCTTCGCCTCAAGGGCTTTGCAGAGGCGGGGGCCACTGACCCGATCGAGTACCAAGAGTCGGCATGA
- the queD gene encoding 6-carboxytetrahydropterin synthase QueD, whose product MTHTAEIYREFTFESAHRLPNVPEGHKCARLHGHSYRVEVHVRGPVGDDTGWVVDFGDLKAAFKPLEDELDHHYLNDIEGLENPTSEVLAKWIWDRLALSLPRLNAVQVRETCTSGCIYRGD is encoded by the coding sequence GTGACCCATACCGCCGAGATCTACCGCGAGTTCACCTTCGAGTCGGCACACCGTCTTCCGAACGTGCCCGAGGGCCACAAGTGCGCCCGCCTGCACGGCCACTCCTATCGTGTAGAGGTGCACGTCCGTGGCCCGGTCGGCGACGACACTGGTTGGGTCGTGGACTTCGGTGACCTGAAGGCCGCATTCAAGCCGCTCGAGGACGAGTTGGACCATCACTACCTCAATGACATCGAGGGCCTGGAGAACCCGACCAGCGAAGTGCTGGCCAAATGGATCTGGGATCGGTTGGCGCTGTCCCTGCCACGGCTCAACGCTGTCCAGGTCCGTGAGACCTGCACCTCGGGGTGCATCTACCGAGGGGACTGA
- the dbpB gene encoding DGQHR domain-containing protein DpdB, producing the protein MTEKWLERRALKVLQNDDVPLYLFTLAADEIDLVADVSRIGRDEAGKLIGYQRPEKKKHVKQIQDYLDSGDVLFPNGLILALPPEVRWKSSRGPNTSDGLAVSGTLEIPVSPDGDGPRPAWIVDGQQRSVALSRTKNSRMPVPVAGFVAGDLDVQREQFLRVNTVQPLPVGLVTELLPEIARVPSARMATRQLPSALVDMLNQDPDSPFFGIIRRASTAADKKVAVVTDTGLVEALRESIESPSGVLFPYRNIATGTTDTEGIRRLLMAYWGAVRETFPRAWGKPPTDSRLMGGVGIRAMGRLMDRVMAHVDPAASDAAEQARAELALIADQCRWTAGTWEDLGMVWNDLQNTPRHISALSNFLVRAYLAERTGRR; encoded by the coding sequence ATGACTGAGAAATGGTTGGAACGCAGAGCGCTGAAAGTGCTGCAGAACGACGACGTCCCGCTGTACCTGTTCACACTCGCCGCGGACGAGATCGATCTCGTGGCCGACGTCTCGCGTATCGGCCGCGACGAGGCGGGCAAGCTCATCGGGTACCAGCGTCCTGAAAAGAAGAAACATGTCAAACAGATCCAAGACTACCTCGATTCGGGTGACGTTCTCTTTCCGAACGGACTGATCCTTGCTCTGCCACCCGAGGTGAGGTGGAAGTCGAGTCGTGGCCCAAACACGAGCGACGGCCTAGCGGTATCGGGCACCTTGGAGATACCGGTTTCACCGGACGGCGACGGTCCTCGGCCAGCGTGGATCGTCGATGGTCAGCAACGTAGCGTCGCGCTCTCACGCACCAAGAACAGTCGAATGCCTGTGCCCGTGGCGGGTTTCGTTGCCGGCGACCTGGACGTGCAGCGCGAACAGTTCCTCCGTGTGAACACCGTGCAACCGCTGCCTGTCGGCCTAGTCACCGAACTTCTTCCGGAGATCGCTCGAGTGCCGTCCGCTCGAATGGCGACAAGGCAACTGCCTTCGGCATTGGTCGACATGCTGAACCAAGATCCGGACTCGCCGTTCTTCGGAATCATCCGGCGCGCGTCTACCGCGGCCGACAAGAAGGTAGCGGTGGTCACGGACACAGGCCTGGTTGAGGCTTTGCGTGAGTCGATCGAGTCACCATCTGGAGTGCTCTTCCCCTACCGCAACATCGCTACCGGAACCACTGATACGGAAGGCATCCGTCGACTGCTCATGGCGTATTGGGGGGCCGTTCGGGAGACCTTCCCGCGTGCTTGGGGCAAACCGCCGACTGACTCCCGACTGATGGGTGGAGTCGGCATCCGAGCAATGGGGCGATTGATGGATCGAGTCATGGCTCATGTTGATCCTGCCGCGTCGGATGCCGCCGAGCAGGCACGGGCAGAGTTGGCACTGATCGCCGACCAGTGCCGGTGGACCGCCGGCACATGGGAGGACCTTGGCATGGTCTGGAACGACCTGCAGAACACACCGCGGCACATCAGTGCGCTTTCGAACTTCTTGGTTCGCGCGTACTTGGCGGAACGGACCGGGCGCCGATGA
- the dpdK gene encoding phospholipase D-like domain-containing protein DpdK — MNRVIRKSQNASASEAADLLAGLFAAEIAAPGKCLWLVSPWISDVELIDNSAGTFSALSRFGKRRVRLTEVLVSLASRGCHVVVGTTTDPHNTRFVERLTQLGDDLRVSDRITITIDPSEHLHTKAITGDDFALSGSMNITYNGIEVREEMVQLRLDQKFVAQAKMDAFDRFGGVL; from the coding sequence GTGAACCGGGTGATTCGGAAGTCACAGAACGCGAGCGCGAGTGAGGCGGCGGACCTGCTCGCCGGACTGTTTGCCGCCGAGATCGCTGCTCCAGGGAAATGCTTGTGGTTGGTTTCGCCGTGGATCTCCGACGTGGAGCTCATCGACAATTCGGCCGGCACTTTCAGTGCTCTCTCGCGTTTCGGCAAGCGACGGGTCCGACTCACCGAAGTGCTCGTATCTCTCGCCAGTCGCGGCTGCCATGTCGTGGTCGGCACAACGACAGATCCGCACAACACCCGCTTCGTAGAGCGACTCACGCAACTGGGGGACGACCTGCGGGTCTCCGATCGGATCACGATCACGATCGATCCTTCGGAGCACCTGCATACCAAGGCGATCACCGGCGATGATTTCGCACTGTCGGGAAGCATGAACATCACCTACAACGGCATCGAGGTCCGTGAAGAGATGGTCCAGTTGCGCTTGGATCAGAAGTTCGTTGCCCAGGCAAAGATGGACGCCTTCGACCGGTTCGGGGGAGTGCTGTGA
- the dpdA gene encoding tRNA-guanine transglycosylase DpdA gives MKFYFPDSQDLVSPTYDFARDEYSPLRVRQRDDRYAHEVLETPPYHGILVSKSIVDGSIMGSGKYTASQRARLYRLGVDRFFRLPDGVESLGDNGAFNYADELVPPVSVRETLDFYEGCGFDAGVSVDHIIFGYDSAASFESVDPAWAERRLITLRLAAEFIEMVNDEKSPVVPVGAAQGWGPASYADSVAQLQKMGYQRIALGGMVPLKTKEILESLDAIQEILEPTTDLHLLGITRFESMETFADLGVTSFDSTSAFRQSFMDDRKNFHSMDGEYVALRIPQVDGNPTLKRAILAGRVSQAEAVKHERECLAAVRAFDGSAKATTNALAALGAYEQICQTKKSYLEAYARTLDAAPWTTCPCSLCRELGIEIAIFRGTERNKRRGFHNLSVLSRKMETLQPRKPKVMSRSTDG, from the coding sequence ATGAAGTTCTACTTCCCGGATAGCCAAGACCTGGTCAGCCCAACCTACGATTTCGCTCGCGACGAGTACTCGCCACTACGAGTTCGCCAGCGCGACGATCGTTACGCGCACGAAGTGCTCGAGACTCCGCCCTACCACGGCATCTTGGTCAGCAAGTCGATCGTCGACGGCTCTATCATGGGGTCTGGCAAATACACCGCGTCCCAACGAGCCAGGCTGTACCGCCTCGGCGTCGACCGATTCTTCCGACTGCCGGACGGTGTCGAGTCACTCGGTGATAACGGTGCCTTCAACTACGCCGACGAACTCGTGCCCCCTGTCAGCGTGCGGGAGACTCTCGACTTCTATGAAGGGTGTGGCTTCGACGCTGGGGTCAGCGTCGACCACATCATCTTTGGATACGACTCTGCGGCCTCTTTTGAGTCTGTTGATCCTGCGTGGGCTGAGCGCCGACTGATCACGCTGCGCCTTGCCGCGGAATTCATCGAAATGGTCAACGACGAGAAGTCGCCGGTAGTCCCAGTCGGCGCAGCCCAAGGTTGGGGTCCGGCGTCGTACGCCGACAGCGTCGCTCAACTCCAGAAGATGGGCTATCAGCGGATCGCTCTCGGCGGCATGGTCCCGCTCAAAACGAAGGAGATCCTCGAGTCGCTGGACGCGATCCAAGAGATTCTCGAACCGACCACGGACCTGCATCTGCTCGGAATCACTCGGTTCGAGTCGATGGAGACATTCGCTGACCTGGGGGTAACCAGCTTCGACAGCACGTCGGCTTTCCGGCAGTCATTCATGGATGACCGCAAAAACTTCCACTCAATGGACGGTGAGTACGTCGCCCTCCGTATCCCTCAGGTCGACGGGAATCCCACGCTGAAGCGCGCGATTCTGGCCGGGCGCGTGTCCCAGGCCGAGGCAGTGAAGCACGAGCGCGAGTGCCTGGCGGCGGTGCGCGCGTTCGACGGCAGCGCCAAGGCGACCACGAACGCACTGGCCGCCCTTGGCGCCTACGAACAGATCTGCCAGACAAAGAAGAGTTACCTCGAGGCCTACGCCCGTACTCTCGACGCCGCGCCCTGGACCACCTGCCCCTGCAGTCTCTGCCGAGAACTCGGGATCGAGATCGCGATCTTCCGAGGCACCGAGCGGAACAAGCGGCGCGGGTTCCACAACCTGTCGGTCCTGTCGCGGAAGATGGAGACCTTGCAACCGAGAAAGCCCAAAGTGATGTCGAGGAGTACCGATGGCTGA
- the dpdD gene encoding protein DpdD, with translation MSDRIEALVAKQVDIYVPRRSNWLVMPWQPAVGSMGFYLFSEDREGQRRGREVLNGFLGPGVARLVSMPDEMLEGQLPPAWVDLGLTKATYIRRSQQVDRLDMLARLENLVATVAGRPATIEEIHPTHVDLLRDVRLAMLSQDGVGAQRLFDQLVLTGQLSAENIRFLTIELLACFGRWQEMADLPYIAVLMQARRPRVVTESMLQMVWATQVAVHLGLASVASVFASQDIVGRYTAILRSIEVPSTPQGRILAYLTALADDDAERQEAILRAVLDPDEAGALAALSAPAGSIVPEFEPDPEPEPDPEPEPEPEVAPIRLAFDEARYKRVVEIFLAEPLPGDADFAVQAVLDLGGHERAGDVLQVVRDWVSSGDVEPGRRLALDISALDDLVADVTSGWVAWAQRIGADEVWGDAATTLRNQYAGWQPLSELTADHVSLVADGVLGAIGTANEQQLRAGLDILCRVAADVVGHPSCALFTETVLEFLADQENMSSQVREAYGTLFEAILGAGPTVESYTEVLTRTSVLWDRIKARQHVDWALETLDTCAGASAPDPQVRNAFGAPVIHYLRSLDRLSRLQRVVTESLAEDFGLPAIPLPVVPAGDENVSSWSRLDGTVVGLYTLLPQALQRFSTRLKALCNPGEVVGNDDKTATAALTNLAERAEHLIVDTWHAAHQATGAIDQVRPKSQQILPRQKGVTGFLRALESSLEG, from the coding sequence ATGAGTGACCGGATCGAAGCGCTCGTCGCCAAGCAGGTCGACATCTATGTTCCGCGCCGGAGCAACTGGCTGGTGATGCCCTGGCAGCCGGCGGTTGGATCGATGGGATTCTATCTCTTCTCGGAGGACCGGGAAGGACAGCGCCGTGGCCGTGAGGTGCTCAACGGGTTCCTCGGTCCCGGTGTCGCCCGCCTGGTCTCGATGCCCGACGAGATGCTTGAGGGGCAACTGCCGCCAGCCTGGGTCGACCTAGGCCTGACCAAAGCTACCTATATCCGGCGCTCCCAGCAGGTCGATCGCCTCGACATGTTGGCTCGCCTCGAAAACCTTGTCGCCACCGTGGCAGGGCGCCCAGCCACCATCGAGGAGATCCATCCCACTCACGTTGATCTCCTTCGCGACGTACGCCTGGCAATGCTCAGCCAGGACGGAGTCGGCGCGCAGCGGCTCTTTGACCAACTGGTACTGACCGGGCAGCTCAGCGCCGAGAACATCCGCTTCCTCACGATCGAACTGCTGGCCTGCTTCGGACGATGGCAGGAGATGGCGGACCTGCCGTACATCGCGGTTCTCATGCAAGCTCGTCGTCCTCGCGTAGTGACCGAGTCGATGCTCCAGATGGTTTGGGCAACCCAGGTCGCTGTCCACCTGGGACTCGCCTCTGTCGCAAGCGTCTTCGCGTCGCAGGACATCGTTGGCCGGTACACAGCCATCCTGCGGTCGATTGAGGTGCCGTCGACGCCTCAGGGTCGGATTCTCGCTTACCTCACCGCCCTTGCCGACGATGACGCGGAACGCCAGGAGGCGATTCTCCGCGCGGTCCTCGACCCCGACGAAGCCGGGGCGCTCGCAGCCTTGAGCGCGCCCGCAGGCTCCATTGTGCCGGAGTTCGAGCCCGATCCGGAGCCGGAGCCGGACCCGGAGCCCGAGCCCGAGCCGGAAGTCGCCCCGATTCGGCTCGCTTTCGACGAGGCCCGCTACAAGCGAGTCGTTGAGATCTTCCTCGCCGAGCCTCTTCCTGGTGACGCCGATTTCGCTGTTCAAGCAGTACTCGACCTGGGTGGACACGAGCGTGCAGGAGACGTACTCCAGGTCGTTCGCGACTGGGTTAGCAGCGGGGATGTAGAACCCGGAAGACGATTGGCGCTCGATATCAGCGCGCTGGATGATCTTGTCGCCGATGTCACTTCCGGTTGGGTCGCCTGGGCCCAGCGGATCGGCGCCGATGAAGTCTGGGGCGACGCTGCTACGACGTTGCGCAACCAGTACGCCGGGTGGCAGCCGCTCAGCGAACTGACCGCCGACCACGTGTCGTTGGTCGCTGACGGCGTACTGGGCGCGATCGGCACGGCGAACGAGCAACAGTTGCGAGCTGGTCTCGACATCCTTTGTCGAGTCGCGGCCGATGTCGTCGGGCATCCGTCGTGCGCTTTGTTCACTGAGACTGTGCTGGAGTTCCTGGCCGATCAGGAAAACATGAGTTCCCAGGTCCGGGAGGCCTACGGAACCTTGTTCGAGGCGATCTTGGGAGCCGGTCCAACCGTCGAGTCCTACACCGAGGTACTGACCAGGACGTCGGTCCTGTGGGACCGGATCAAGGCCCGGCAGCACGTCGATTGGGCTCTGGAAACTCTCGACACGTGTGCAGGCGCCAGCGCTCCAGACCCGCAGGTACGTAACGCCTTCGGTGCGCCAGTGATTCACTATCTGCGCTCTTTGGATCGCTTGAGCCGACTGCAACGGGTGGTGACCGAGTCTCTCGCCGAAGACTTCGGCCTCCCCGCCATTCCGCTCCCAGTGGTGCCGGCGGGCGACGAGAACGTGTCGTCGTGGTCGCGATTGGACGGGACTGTCGTCGGGCTCTATACGCTGCTTCCTCAAGCTCTGCAGCGATTCAGCACGCGCTTGAAAGCGCTGTGCAACCCGGGCGAGGTCGTCGGCAACGACGACAAGACCGCAACAGCCGCTCTGACGAACCTGGCCGAGCGAGCCGAACATCTGATCGTCGATACCTGGCACGCCGCCCACCAGGCGACAGGTGCGATTGATCAAGTTCGGCCGAAGTCACAGCAGATTTTGCCGCGACAGAAAGGCGTGACCGGATTCTTGCGCGCCCTGGAAAGCTCTCTCGAGGGCTAG
- the dbpB gene encoding DGQHR domain-containing protein DpdB encodes MADRYDIRLPAIQIRQGSQFIYCFGVDGKHIHDFATVSRVHRDDATLQGYQRPEVLSHIKAIRRYLESDGAMLPNAVVLAFDERVSFEPAGVNLGPDYSTLGELVIPVDESLSDDQKPAWLVDGQQRSAAIRDADLAEFPVAAVGFIAHGEAEQRSQFILVNNTKPLPKGLIHELLPETAGHLPTAYARKQLPAQVLALLNGGETAPGLPFAGRIATPTRPDGYIKDNSVLKMIENSLYDGALYQYRDPMDGTGDVDQILLHLNFFWTVVELTFPDAWALPPTKSRLTHGAGIQSLGYVMDYLTEGIPASDLPEIDIPARLSKLKDACAWTGGAWDFGGDQQRRWNGIQNTPNDVRVLTGHLMRAVR; translated from the coding sequence ATGGCTGACCGATACGACATCAGGCTGCCGGCGATCCAGATCCGTCAGGGGTCGCAGTTCATCTATTGCTTCGGCGTCGACGGCAAGCACATCCACGACTTCGCAACCGTCTCGCGTGTGCACCGCGACGACGCCACGTTGCAGGGATATCAGCGCCCCGAGGTGCTGAGCCACATCAAAGCGATCCGCCGGTATCTCGAGTCGGATGGAGCCATGCTCCCCAATGCGGTGGTTCTTGCGTTTGACGAGCGGGTGAGTTTTGAACCTGCCGGTGTCAACCTTGGGCCTGACTACTCCACCCTTGGCGAACTGGTGATCCCGGTCGATGAGTCGCTGTCCGACGATCAGAAGCCGGCTTGGTTGGTCGACGGCCAGCAGCGAAGTGCCGCCATTCGCGATGCAGACCTCGCGGAGTTTCCGGTCGCAGCTGTCGGGTTCATTGCCCACGGCGAGGCCGAGCAGCGATCCCAGTTCATCCTGGTTAACAACACTAAGCCGTTGCCCAAGGGCCTGATCCACGAACTGCTGCCGGAGACGGCCGGCCACCTGCCGACCGCGTACGCACGTAAGCAACTCCCTGCCCAAGTGCTGGCCTTGCTCAACGGCGGCGAAACCGCACCGGGGTTGCCATTCGCTGGTCGGATCGCGACGCCGACCCGACCCGACGGATACATCAAGGACAACAGCGTCCTGAAGATGATCGAGAACAGCCTGTACGACGGAGCGCTCTACCAGTACCGCGACCCGATGGACGGCACCGGCGACGTCGACCAGATCTTGCTCCACCTTAACTTCTTCTGGACCGTCGTTGAATTGACCTTCCCCGATGCTTGGGCCCTGCCACCGACCAAGTCGCGACTGACGCATGGCGCCGGCATCCAGTCGCTCGGTTACGTCATGGACTACCTCACCGAGGGCATACCAGCGTCGGATCTCCCCGAGATCGACATCCCGGCACGGTTGTCAAAACTGAAGGACGCGTGTGCTTGGACCGGTGGCGCCTGGGACTTCGGCGGCGACCAGCAGAGACGTTGGAACGGGATTCAGAACACACCGAACGATGTTCGGGTGCTCACCGGGCATCTGATGCGGGCCGTTCGCTGA
- the folE2 gene encoding GTP cyclohydrolase FolE2 → MTLPDIQNQVDQRGVALDEVGIDGVRCPTIFDDGSLVQAGIGDFAITVSLPSERRGTHMSRMVEIVEDLLRTVDPRQLPTVLKQASSKLEVDAMRLGVALPVAVRVESPASGQSAWQTSDVQITGVKNGDAVSVGTKVTAQVTSLCPCSKAISDYGAHNQRSDVTVETFGFADDPYPIRVGQLIELARSVGSCPVYPLVKRPDERFITMAAFDNPAFVEDMARDLSVDLRSRTVSHRVSIRNLESIHSHDAVASVSWTPDAVASRM, encoded by the coding sequence ATGACGCTTCCCGACATCCAGAACCAGGTTGATCAGCGCGGCGTTGCGCTCGACGAGGTCGGCATTGACGGCGTTCGTTGCCCGACGATCTTCGACGACGGGTCCTTGGTGCAGGCCGGGATTGGCGACTTCGCAATCACCGTGTCACTGCCGTCGGAGCGACGTGGGACGCACATGAGTCGGATGGTTGAGATCGTTGAGGATCTACTTCGCACAGTCGATCCGCGGCAACTGCCGACAGTGCTGAAGCAGGCGTCGAGCAAACTCGAAGTCGACGCGATGCGATTGGGGGTCGCCTTGCCCGTGGCGGTACGCGTCGAGTCGCCCGCATCTGGCCAGTCCGCCTGGCAGACCAGCGACGTTCAGATCACGGGAGTCAAGAACGGCGACGCTGTCTCTGTCGGTACCAAGGTGACCGCTCAGGTGACCAGCTTGTGTCCTTGCAGCAAGGCGATTAGCGATTACGGCGCTCACAACCAACGCTCGGATGTCACTGTCGAGACCTTCGGGTTTGCGGACGATCCATATCCAATTCGTGTCGGACAGTTGATCGAGCTTGCGCGTTCCGTGGGATCGTGCCCCGTCTACCCTCTGGTCAAGCGCCCCGACGAACGATTCATCACCATGGCGGCATTCGACAACCCTGCATTCGTTGAGGACATGGCGCGAGACCTAAGTGTCGATCTACGCAGTCGGACCGTTTCCCACCGGGTTTCGATCAGGAATCTGGAGAGCATTCATAGTCACGACGCCGTTGCGTCGGTCTCGTGGACTCCAGATGCGGTCGCAAGCCGC
- the queE gene encoding 7-carboxy-7-deazaguanine synthase: MTYKVKEIFYTLQGEGAHAGRPAVFCRFSLCNLWTGREKDRARAICQFCDTDFVGTDGEGGGRFETADDLAAAVEAAWPTGWTEDRMVVCTGGEPLLQLDDAAVTALQSRGFYVAVETNGTQVPPAGIDWLCVSPKIGADLVVTGGHELKFVYPQRGADPTQFEGLDFEHYRVQPMDGPDINENVAAAVKFCLDHPNWNLSMQTHKYLGIP; the protein is encoded by the coding sequence ATGACCTACAAGGTCAAGGAGATCTTCTACACGCTGCAAGGAGAAGGCGCCCATGCTGGGCGGCCTGCCGTGTTCTGTCGATTCAGTCTCTGCAACCTGTGGACGGGGCGCGAAAAGGATCGCGCCCGGGCGATCTGCCAGTTCTGCGACACCGATTTCGTGGGAACCGATGGCGAGGGCGGGGGTCGGTTCGAGACGGCAGACGACTTGGCGGCAGCGGTCGAGGCGGCTTGGCCCACGGGGTGGACGGAAGACCGGATGGTCGTGTGCACCGGCGGCGAGCCATTGCTCCAACTGGACGACGCTGCGGTGACTGCTCTCCAGTCGCGTGGGTTCTACGTCGCCGTCGAGACCAACGGGACCCAGGTTCCTCCTGCCGGCATCGACTGGCTCTGCGTGAGCCCGAAGATCGGCGCTGATCTCGTCGTCACCGGGGGGCACGAACTGAAGTTTGTGTACCCGCAAAGGGGCGCCGACCCGACGCAGTTCGAGGGCCTCGACTTCGAGCACTATCGCGTGCAGCCGATGGACGGACCCGACATCAACGAGAACGTTGCGGCGGCAGTGAAGTTCTGCCTCGACCACCCCAATTGGAACCTCAGCATGCAAACTCACAAGTACCTAGGAATTCCGTGA